From the genome of Aminivibrio pyruvatiphilus:
CCGGGAGAGCATTCCTGTCCGGAGGAGACTTTCGGCGACTCCCGTTTCCTCCGACTCCATTGCCAGGGCCTGTTCTGCGAAAGAACGGTCCGAAAGCCGGCACTGCTCCACCATGTCGCCCAGGGATCTCATGAGGGACCTCCTCTCCCGTAGAGGGGAACCACCCGCACGATGGCAGGATGGACCTTTGCCACTTCACCGGGGAGGGCTGGGTCGGGATTCCCTTCCATCTCCATCTCCGCCACGAGGGAGGCCAGCCCTCCCCGGGCCTTTCTGTGGAGGGTCATGGAGGCGATGTTGATCTTCCGGTCTGCAAGAAGGGCTGCCACCGCGGCCACCACTCCGTGGACGTCCCTGTGGAAGGTCACAAGGGTAGGGAGATCCCCGGTCACCTTCAGGGAAAATCCGTCGATCTCCTGGAGTTCCACCGCTCCGCCTCCCACCGAGGCCCCCACGATTTCCATGGTTCTTCCGTCCCTGCCCGAAAAGAGGATGCGGACCGAATTGGGATGGGCGCCGTCCACGTCCTCCCGCTCGAACCGGAAGGGAAAGCCCCGGTCAACGGCCGTTTCAAGGGCCGTCCGGATGCCTTCATCGTCCGGCTCCATTCCGAGAAGCCCCGCCACCAGGGCCTTGTCCGTTCCGTGCCCTTTGGAAGTGAAGGCGAAGCTCCCCCTCAGGAAAAGGACCACTTCCCGGACAGGGTCGTCTCCCCAGCATGATTTCGCCAGCTTTCCCAGCCTGGCGGCACCCGCCGTATGGCTTGATGACGGACCGATCATCACCGGCCCGATGATGTCAAGAAATCCCATGGTTTCCTCCCCAAAAAAAAGAAACGGAGGAAGGGGAACTGCCCCTTCCTCCGGCCTCCGTCAGAACCGGACGTATTTGTCCTTCGGCACACCGCACACCGGGCACTTTTCCGGCGCCTCGTCGGCCACGGTGTGGCCGCACACGGGGCAGATGAGCATTGCTTCGAACTCCATGTCCTTTTTGGCAAGGGCGTGCTCCCTGGCCTGCCTGAAGAATTCGGCGTGCTGTTTCTCGGCCTGGAGGGCGAAGTTGAATGTGCGCATGGCGTCTTTCTCGCCCTGGAATTTGGCCGCCTCGTAGTAGACGGGATACATCTGGTCCACTTCGTGCTCCTCGCCGGCGATGGCCCCGACAAGGTTCTCGGCGGTTTCCTTCATGCCGAACACAGCTCCGGCGGTGAGACATGCGTCGGCCACGTCTCCGTTCAGGACGACGAAATGATTTGTGGCATGCACCTGCTCAGCGTAGGCGACGGCCCGGAACAGCCTGGCGATCTTCGGCAGGCCTTCCTTGTCGGCCTTGTCCGCCCAGCCGAGGTAGCGCATGTGGGCCATGCTTTCGCCGCCGTAGGCCGACCGCAGGAATTCTGCGGTCATGGCATTCTTCACAGACATGAAACCATCCTCCTTCAAACAAAATATATGACTTCCTTTAATGAAAGAATATCACATTCCCGGGCATGGCGAAACGGGAGCGCAAATGGTATTCTATTGATACCGGAATAATTATTGTTCAGAATGGAATACTGAAACAACGGGAGGTGGTCCGCGAATGAGGGCGCCAAAAATCCTGGGTATCGCAATCGGTTTCGGCCTGCTCTTTGCGTGGATGGAATCTCTCTTCCTGCAATATGGCCTTTCGGCCCGCCTCGCCGCCAGAGGATACGCCGGCGAAAGCCCCGTGGTCCTTTTCCTGGCCGTTCACTGCCTTGCCTATCTTGTCATGGGGTTTCTCTCCATGAAATCCTTTTTCGACCGGTACAGGGAAGCCGTGCCTTTTGCCGGCTGCATGTTCATGCTCTCCCTGCCGGCTCTCCTCTTTGTTTCAGCCTTTGCCCCCTCTCCTCCCGCCGCTGCTCTTGCCCTGGCAGGAATGCTTCTGGCAGCCGCAGGAGCCGCCATGCTTTTCGGCCGGTGGGGAGTGCTTCTCAGCACACTCATCCCTGACGACGTAGCGGTGGTGTACGGACTGTCACCCCTTGCGGCCACCTTCTTCATCCGCTTTTTCACCGCCTGGGACGTTTCCTTCCTGCTTTTTGCCGCACCCCTGCTGAGCCTTGCCCTGCTCTGGGGCGCCGGCGGAGTGGGCGCTGAAGAAACGGAGCAGCTCAGCCCCCTGCCGGATTTTCCCATCTGGAGACTGGCGGTGTTTCTCTTTTGCTTCTATGCCGCCAACGGCTTTCTCATCAGCCTCATCCCCATCCTCTTTCCGATGGAGTTTGCCCGGGCCGACCAGGTCACTGACTGGATTAGAGCTCTTTCTTCCCTGGGAGTGGCTTTCATTTTCCGGTTTTATCCAAGGGCCGACCTGAGGAATTTCTACCGGGGGGCCTTCCCGTTCATCGCCGCCGCCCTTTTTTTTCTCACCTTCTCACCCTACAGGACCCCTGCAAGGTTCTTTCTTGAGGGAGGGCTCTCCTTTCTCGACCTTTACGCCTGGCTGCTCCTGATCTATTTTGCCTCCCGCACGGGCCTCAGGCGGGGAGCGGTGATCAACTTCGGTATTTTTATCATCGTCTTTGCAGGCACCGTGGCCCATTACCACCTGCTCTTCCGGGGCGCCGCCCTTCTCCCCGGTCAGTCCGGTCTCGCCTCTTTCGCTCTCCTGGGGATATTCCTGCTGCTTCTCATGCTCTCCCTGTGGGACGGGAGGGAACTGCCCCTCCAGATGGGAAGCGCAGCCCGAAGGGAGAGGGAAGAGGAAGGATTTGCCGGAGGAGATGACGGCGGAGATATGGGAGATGCCGACCCTGAAGTGAAGGAAAAGGAAGAGGAGATGGGCCGGCGCATGAAGCTCATGGAATTCAACCTCACCCGACAGGAGACGGAAATCGCCCTCCTTCTTCTCAAGGGAGCCAAAGACCTGAATATCTGTTCCCTTCTCTACATTTCACAGAATACACTGAAATACCACCTCAGGAATATCTACAGGAAAACAGGCTCAAGCAACAGACGAGAGCTTAAAAACATCCTCGATTGAATGCAAACAGGGTGAGACTCCTCACCCCAATGGTTCACGGCAAAGGTGGGAAATCTCACCCTGAAAAAGGGGTGGGAAAACCCACCCCTTTTTTTCCCCAGGGGTGAGGACGGGCTTTTTCTTTTCAGCTAGGCTCTTTCCGGATAGAAGAACCAGAACCGGGAGGAGATGATGTGCCATGCCCCTTTTCACGCGGAAAAAAGCGGGTGCTCTTCTGTTTCTTTCACTTTTCATTGTAGTCACCCTGGCTGCTTTGAGAGCGGAATGCGCCCCGCAGGCGCCGAAGAACGACGTAACGAGAGCGGAATTTTTCCTGAAGAAGTTCGAGGACCGGGTGAACCGTTTCCGGGGGCAGGCCTTCCGTCTGGGCTACGAGGATAACGAGGCCCTGAAAAGAATCAAGGAACTTAAGGAAAAATACCCCGATGATCCTGCCGTGGAGAGCCTGTTCCAGAGAGGCCGCCTTGCCCTCATGAAAAGCAAGGGAGATTTCATGGAGATCACGCCGGACATGCTGGTCTACCGTGAGAACGAGAAGAAGCTCAAGCAGCTCTTCGGGGACATCGCCGACCGGGAGTGGAAGCAGTTCACCGAGGATATCCTCGCCGGGCCCACCGCCCTGCCGAAGGCCTTTCCCGCTCCCGACCGCACCCAGGTCTCCATAGAGGATATCAGGGAAAGCTATGTCATCCTGGACGAGTTTGAATACCCGGCGAACCAGTTCATCGACCTGGGGAGGGAGTTTGTCTCCGTAGGGAGCGGCGCCAGGGGATATTACTTCGTGGAAATTTCCAACCGGAACTGGCTCGGTCCCTACGAGGCGGTCAAAAGGTACCGCCGCCTCATCAACAGAGACTTCCCGGAAGAGGGGAAGTGGACTCTTCTCGGGCGCATCACCGGCATCGAGATGGTGATCCCCCAGGCCGAAAAGGTCAAGACCGTGGCACCTCAGTGGGGATGGGTCGTCACTCCCGTGGCCCTCTACATTCCCGGGGTGACCTTTGCCTTCTACGACTCGGCGAATGAACTGGGCGGCAGTTTCGCCGGCGAAGAACGGATGGAGGAGATCAAGGACCCCCTCTACACGGTACGGTACGTCCCCCGGGATGTGGAGCCGGAACGGCTTGTGGAGATCTTCGCCGCTTCCGTCAAGGAGAAGAATTTCGAGCTCTTCCTCGACTGTATCGACCCCGACAGGAAGAAGACCCGCACCGCCCAGTCCCTGATCCGCTATCACTGGGATCTCCATCTTGAAAGGTTTGCCACCTTCTATGTCCACATAACGACAGACGAGGCGAAGATTGATGTGATCAGCGGGTTCGATACAGGA
Proteins encoded in this window:
- the sdaAB gene encoding L-serine ammonia-lyase, iron-sulfur-dependent subunit beta; translated protein: MGFLDIIGPVMIGPSSSHTAGAARLGKLAKSCWGDDPVREVVLFLRGSFAFTSKGHGTDKALVAGLLGMEPDDEGIRTALETAVDRGFPFRFEREDVDGAHPNSVRILFSGRDGRTMEIVGASVGGGAVELQEIDGFSLKVTGDLPTLVTFHRDVHGVVAAVAALLADRKINIASMTLHRKARGGLASLVAEMEMEGNPDPALPGEVAKVHPAIVRVVPLYGRGGPS
- a CDS encoding helix-turn-helix transcriptional regulator, with protein sequence MRAPKILGIAIGFGLLFAWMESLFLQYGLSARLAARGYAGESPVVLFLAVHCLAYLVMGFLSMKSFFDRYREAVPFAGCMFMLSLPALLFVSAFAPSPPAAALALAGMLLAAAGAAMLFGRWGVLLSTLIPDDVAVVYGLSPLAATFFIRFFTAWDVSFLLFAAPLLSLALLWGAGGVGAEETEQLSPLPDFPIWRLAVFLFCFYAANGFLISLIPILFPMEFARADQVTDWIRALSSLGVAFIFRFYPRADLRNFYRGAFPFIAAALFFLTFSPYRTPARFFLEGGLSFLDLYAWLLLIYFASRTGLRRGAVINFGIFIIVFAGTVAHYHLLFRGAALLPGQSGLASFALLGIFLLLLMLSLWDGRELPLQMGSAARREREEEGFAGGDDGGDMGDADPEVKEKEEEMGRRMKLMEFNLTRQETEIALLLLKGAKDLNICSLLYISQNTLKYHLRNIYRKTGSSNRRELKNILD
- a CDS encoding rubrerythrin family protein, with translation MSVKNAMTAEFLRSAYGGESMAHMRYLGWADKADKEGLPKIARLFRAVAYAEQVHATNHFVVLNGDVADACLTAGAVFGMKETAENLVGAIAGEEHEVDQMYPVYYEAAKFQGEKDAMRTFNFALQAEKQHAEFFRQAREHALAKKDMEFEAMLICPVCGHTVADEAPEKCPVCGVPKDKYVRF